In a genomic window of Ranitomeya imitator isolate aRanImi1 chromosome 5, aRanImi1.pri, whole genome shotgun sequence:
- the LOC138638012 gene encoding uncharacterized protein, producing the protein MMERTMNSIYMDMEMEFALAHAYAVACFNEREKRRWSRRRFWIHPIVEVRESRGAYHCLFGELNDNREKYFEYTRMSQDSFRYLLRRVEGSISRQDTQLRRAISAEERLLVTLRFLATGETLRSLHFQFRIGVSTLSGIIAETCRALWDNLREEYLPVPTSEIWEANAQKFNQVCNFPNCIGAVDGKHIRITKPAKSGSLFYNYKKYFSTVLMAIAGADCRFLAVDIGAFGRANDSRTFKESDMGQKLYGNNFNFPQPRPLPHTEGPAMPFVVVGDEAFQMSANLLKPYSSRGLDHTKMVFNYRLSRARRTVECAFGILVSKWRILGSAINLKIETVDEVVKACVVLHNFIMAKERVNVELDEPIANPLPDYHDHPLRTSVEIAQMRDRFAAYFVSDVGRVSWQDQMV; encoded by the exons atgatggagcgaaccatgaacagtatctacatggatatggagatggaatttgccttggctcatgcctatgctgttgcctgttttaatgaaagggaaaaacggagatggagtcgtcgccgcttttggatccaccctatagttgaagtccgggagagtcgtggagcataccattgcttgtttggcgaactgaatgacaaccgggaaaaatatttcgaatataccaggatgtcacaggacagcttccgctatcttctgcgtcgggtggaaggatccattagcaggcaggatacgcagctccggagagctatttccgcagaggaacggctgctggtgactctacg tttcctggctaccggagaaacgttgaggtcacttcattttcaattccggattggagtctccacactttcaggaattattgcagagacatgccgcgctttgtgggataatctccgggaggaatatttacctgtccctactagcgaaatctgggaggccaacgcacagaaattcaaccaagtgtgtaattttccaaactgtattggcgcagtcgatggaaagcacattcggattaccaagcctgcgaaaagtggatctcttttctacaattataaaaaatacttttcaactgttctcatggcaattgccggtgcggactgccgttttctcgcagtggacattggtgcatttgggcgtgcaaatgactcgcgcacatttaaagagtcggatatgggccaaaaattatatggaaacaattttaatttcccacagccacgacctcttccccacaccgaaggccctgcgatgccatttgttgtggtaggggatgaggcattccaaatgtctgccaacctattgaaaccctactccagtcggggcttggaccatacaaaaatggttttcaattacagactgtccagggccagaaggactgtggagtgtgcctttggcatccttgtttccaaatggcggatattgggatcggccattaatcttaaaattgaaacagtggatgaggtggtgaaggcttgtgtggttctccacaatttcattatggccaaagagagagtaaatgttgaactggatgaacccatagccaaccccttgcccgattaccatgatcatcctctgaggacaagtgtggaaattgcgcagatgcgtgatcgttttgcggcctattttgtgtccgatgttggccgtgtgtcatggcaagatcaaatggtgtag